A window from Chloracidobacterium sp. encodes these proteins:
- a CDS encoding sigma 54-interacting transcriptional regulator — protein sequence MPNVPSSPQGGRLERLVAKLQFEIHELDRQGSSLATERRLTLVRALVEAGRYDEAAQVLDLLATRVSDEALLARVHAQRGDLLLRQHNIPRAIHEANLALKLGESLADDALVGQAEALLGRIYAAIDEYAIAREHLERSLRFLEPLRDVQGVAECRWQLAVMAHHEGRITESRDEAARALALLEALPGGLAAQDISLVGQLLDHQAFIAFESGDLAAALTLLEKAIAHWSQTEDRLALGRAYDLVADVRMYAGKWREAEAALGQAMALVADDPASESLVRRTASRLRLWQGDLDAAERQARLAVERALAAGRPAAEAGGWEALAEALLAQGRHDEAISLFEQATRINAKINRIARLPVSHLRLAEACLAAGDAARAEAHLRRARELLGDSPKLHAAGFACRLDGELHLLRQNPSEAVAAFTQSLSMFEAAGFIYDAACSHLGAGRAFLALANAARARIHLEAAQRIFTELGAARLGAQATRLLEETRRIQPTTVTPPAPSLDALLVESLVAASTSPDLLLRELAILLRDELHLTAAIFEQMPDGIRLLAGVAPQAERMRRVLESSLHEERSLPDDLTVRAFNDVRPGTDLPPMRRFFLCIAGVVPPHVVTTIEALVHVVEFILENHRLRNTVRTARAVVNSEPVANRFAHLGLVCESPAMLAVVERIEKIRSSDVTVLITGESGVGKELVARALHATSRRRDRVFLPFNCAAIPAELVESRLFGHRQGAFTGASKSAPGIIRAAAGGTLFLDEIGELALHVQPKLLRFLQEKEIHPVGEEQPIKVDVRVIAATNRDLEAEVAQGRFREDLFHRLNVVRLHVPPLRARREDIAPLAKHLLRECARREGKTVSLSEAALERLCRLPWPGNVRQLKNEIERAVALAEPNDILTPEHFSPELWTAASLMSSGNHRTPLVSMGGWSGDSAGASPVRQTLAEAVEALERRMVAEALERHHGNITHAARELGLTRQGLILKRRRYGFEKEPFRERTGGNPMRDAVGRP from the coding sequence ATGCCCAATGTTCCTTCATCTCCCCAAGGTGGTCGGCTTGAGCGCTTAGTCGCCAAGCTACAGTTTGAAATTCACGAGCTTGACCGACAAGGGTCGTCTTTGGCGACGGAACGGCGCTTGACTTTAGTGAGGGCGCTAGTCGAGGCCGGGCGGTATGATGAAGCGGCGCAGGTTTTAGACCTGCTTGCGACGCGCGTCTCCGACGAGGCCCTGCTGGCGCGGGTGCACGCCCAACGGGGCGACTTGCTGCTTCGTCAACACAATATCCCGCGCGCCATCCACGAAGCGAACTTGGCGCTCAAGTTGGGCGAGTCGTTGGCGGACGATGCGCTCGTGGGGCAGGCGGAGGCGTTGCTAGGACGGATTTACGCCGCGATCGATGAGTATGCCATTGCCCGTGAGCATCTGGAACGTAGTCTGCGCTTTTTGGAGCCGTTGCGCGACGTGCAGGGTGTCGCCGAATGTCGCTGGCAGTTGGCCGTGATGGCCCACCACGAAGGTCGCATCACGGAGTCGCGCGACGAAGCGGCGCGGGCGCTCGCCTTGCTAGAGGCGTTGCCCGGCGGGCTGGCGGCACAGGACATCAGCTTGGTCGGCCAGTTGCTTGACCATCAGGCGTTTATCGCCTTCGAGTCAGGCGACCTTGCGGCGGCGCTGACGCTGCTGGAGAAGGCTATTGCGCACTGGTCGCAGACGGAAGACCGGCTCGCTTTGGGGCGGGCGTACGACTTGGTGGCCGACGTACGAATGTACGCTGGCAAGTGGCGTGAGGCGGAAGCAGCCCTAGGTCAAGCCATGGCGTTGGTGGCGGACGACCCGGCGTCGGAAAGTCTGGTACGGCGCACTGCCAGTCGGTTGCGGCTCTGGCAGGGCGACCTTGACGCCGCTGAACGGCAGGCGCGACTGGCGGTTGAACGCGCCTTGGCGGCCGGACGACCGGCGGCGGAAGCCGGCGGCTGGGAGGCGTTGGCTGAAGCCTTACTAGCGCAGGGGCGACATGACGAAGCGATTTCACTCTTTGAACAAGCCACGCGCATCAACGCCAAAATCAACCGCATTGCGCGTCTGCCGGTCAGTCATCTGCGCTTGGCCGAAGCGTGCTTGGCGGCTGGCGACGCCGCTCGCGCCGAAGCTCACTTACGCCGAGCGCGTGAACTGCTCGGCGATTCGCCGAAGCTGCACGCCGCTGGCTTCGCCTGCCGGCTGGACGGCGAACTGCACCTGTTGCGCCAAAATCCTAGCGAAGCCGTCGCCGCTTTCACGCAGAGCCTGTCCATGTTTGAAGCGGCTGGTTTCATCTACGACGCCGCCTGTAGCCATCTTGGCGCTGGACGGGCGTTTCTGGCGTTGGCGAACGCCGCTCGAGCGCGAATTCACCTTGAAGCCGCACAGCGCATCTTTACCGAGTTGGGCGCAGCGCGCTTGGGCGCACAGGCGACCCGGCTTCTAGAGGAAACTAGGCGTATCCAACCAACGACCGTCACGCCGCCTGCGCCCAGCCTGGACGCCCTACTGGTAGAAAGTCTTGTGGCGGCTTCGACTTCGCCTGACCTGTTGTTGCGCGAGTTGGCTATCCTCCTCCGCGATGAGCTGCACCTGACGGCGGCGATTTTTGAGCAAATGCCCGATGGAATTCGACTCCTTGCAGGCGTCGCACCCCAAGCGGAGCGGATGCGCCGCGTGCTGGAAAGCAGCCTGCATGAGGAACGCTCGCTGCCTGATGATCTGACCGTACGCGCTTTCAACGATGTTCGCCCCGGCACTGACCTTCCTCCAATGCGGCGGTTTTTTCTGTGCATCGCCGGCGTTGTGCCGCCGCACGTCGTCACAACCATTGAGGCGCTGGTTCACGTCGTGGAGTTCATTTTGGAAAATCACCGCTTGCGCAACACAGTGCGCACCGCGCGTGCGGTCGTCAACAGTGAACCAGTCGCCAATCGGTTTGCGCACCTTGGGTTGGTGTGCGAGTCGCCGGCGATGCTGGCCGTGGTTGAGCGCATTGAGAAAATTCGGTCGTCAGACGTGACGGTGTTGATTACGGGCGAGTCAGGCGTTGGGAAGGAATTGGTCGCCCGCGCCTTGCACGCGACGAGCCGGCGGCGCGACCGAGTGTTTCTACCGTTCAACTGCGCAGCCATCCCGGCGGAACTTGTGGAAAGCCGTTTGTTTGGCCACCGGCAGGGCGCGTTCACCGGAGCCAGTAAAAGCGCGCCGGGCATTATCCGCGCCGCCGCCGGTGGAACGCTGTTTCTGGACGAAATTGGTGAACTGGCTCTCCATGTCCAGCCCAAGCTGCTGCGTTTCCTTCAAGAGAAGGAAATTCACCCGGTCGGGGAGGAGCAGCCGATCAAGGTGGATGTACGGGTCATTGCCGCCACCAACCGTGATCTCGAAGCCGAAGTCGCTCAGGGCAGGTTCCGCGAGGACCTCTTCCATCGGCTCAATGTTGTCCGCCTACACGTCCCGCCACTGCGCGCGCGGCGGGAGGACATTGCGCCGCTGGCCAAGCACCTGCTGCGTGAATGCGCTCGGCGGGAAGGCAAGACGGTATCGCTTTCCGAAGCCGCTCTGGAGCGATTATGCCGCTTGCCGTGGCCCGGCAACGTCCGCCAGCTCAAAAACGAAATCGAGCGTGCTGTCGCCCTAGCCGAACCGAATGACATTCTAACGCCGGAGCACTTTTCGCCGGAGTTGTGGACGGCGGCGTCGCTGATGTCGAGCGGCAACCATCGAACGCCATTGGTTTCGATGGGTGGGTGGAGCGGTGACAGCGCAGGGGCGTCACCCGTCCGGCAGACCCTAGCCGAAGCGGTTGAAGCGCTTGAACGGCGGATGGTTGCCGAGGCGCTTGAGCGCCATCACGGCAACATCACCCACGCCGCCCGCGAATTAGGTCTGACGCGGCAGGGGTTGATTCTCAAACGCCGTCGGTATGGCTTTGAAAAAGAACCGTTTCGGGAGCGAACCGGCGGCAATCCGATGCGCGACGCCGTCGGCCGGCCATAA
- the chrA gene encoding chromate efflux transporter yields the protein MTASGSETTSGGQEIEPGGRPSLRRFALVCLLIGATAFGGGAMVAYLEDRFTRRYGWLRDEAFLEAVTLAQSLPGAIATNTVAFIGYRLHGAIGAATGMALYALPSGLLMLLFAALYDRVRDIPLATAVFTGLNAAAAGLVTTTAIRLGRQALDAHWQYIQVIGVFSLAVAVPAMTFPLIVLSLLGGLVSAARRKTNAAADTVGRPQTRASLRGLFLTAAVSGSAVVGLWLAAEAGTDPFLLRVARLALIALKIGGLTFGGGFVIIPLLGHEVVDVHGWLTPKELADAAALGLLTPGPFVIAAVFIGYRVAGLVGAGVSAVGIFGVPLWLVILVASAVERFRQNRLVQGALRAAMPTGVALLAAAAVTIGKSAYGPAPYTWWLVPALGLASASLAGRYQMNPVFVLFGAAAVGLCARWLFE from the coding sequence GTGACGGCTTCGGGGTCCGAAACGACATCCGGCGGACAAGAGATCGAGCCGGGCGGCCGCCCCAGCTTGCGCCGGTTTGCGTTGGTCTGTTTGTTGATTGGCGCGACGGCGTTCGGCGGCGGGGCGATGGTCGCTTACTTAGAAGATCGGTTTACACGCCGCTACGGTTGGCTGCGGGACGAGGCGTTCTTGGAAGCCGTGACGCTAGCGCAAAGCCTGCCCGGCGCAATTGCGACGAACACGGTGGCGTTTATCGGCTACCGGCTGCACGGGGCCATCGGTGCGGCGACGGGGATGGCGCTCTACGCCCTGCCGTCAGGGTTGCTAATGCTGCTTTTCGCCGCGCTTTACGACCGCGTGCGCGACATACCCTTAGCGACAGCTGTGTTTACAGGCCTGAACGCCGCCGCCGCCGGCCTCGTCACAACGACGGCGATTCGCCTTGGACGTCAGGCGCTTGACGCCCACTGGCAATACATACAGGTCATAGGGGTTTTTAGCCTAGCTGTCGCCGTTCCGGCAATGACATTCCCCTTGATCGTCCTCTCCCTGCTGGGCGGGTTGGTGAGCGCCGCTCGGCGAAAGACTAACGCCGCCGCCGACACGGTGGGGCGACCGCAGACGCGCGCCTCTCTCCGAGGACTGTTTCTAACGGCGGCGGTCAGCGGGTCGGCGGTGGTCGGCCTTTGGCTGGCGGCGGAAGCCGGCACCGACCCTTTCTTGCTACGGGTAGCGCGGCTGGCGCTGATCGCGTTGAAAATCGGTGGGCTGACTTTCGGCGGTGGGTTTGTCATCATTCCCCTGCTTGGTCATGAAGTCGTGGATGTGCATGGCTGGCTGACGCCAAAAGAACTTGCCGATGCAGCGGCCCTTGGCCTGTTGACGCCGGGGCCGTTTGTGATCGCCGCCGTCTTTATCGGCTACCGTGTCGCCGGTCTGGTCGGAGCCGGTGTTTCCGCGGTTGGCATTTTTGGTGTCCCATTATGGCTGGTGATTTTGGTCGCCAGCGCGGTTGAACGCTTCCGGCAGAACCGGTTGGTGCAGGGGGCGCTGCGCGCCGCCATGCCAACTGGCGTCGCCCTGCTGGCGGCAGCAGCCGTGACGATCGGGAAAAGCGCGTACGGACCTGCGCCCTACACGTGGTGGCTAGTGCCAGCGCTGGGGCTGGCAAGCGCCAGTCTGGCCGGCCGGTATCAGATGAATCCCGTGTTCGTCCTCTTCGGAGCGGCGGCAGTTGGATTGTGCGCCCGGTGGCTGTTCGAGTAA
- a CDS encoding PilT/PilU family type 4a pilus ATPase, producing the protein MAMDKKILDRILTMAVKSGVSDIHFQAGSVPLFRYNGTLMDVKYDVLTPQDTELIAQILLKNDRLHAHDEFVERDVSYGVENAGRFRANIFKQRNSFAIVLRAISIEARTFEQLNLPPTLAHIADLGRGLVLVTGATGNGKSTTMSAMIEHINRTRKLHIITIEDPIEFLYKNDRSIITQREIGQDTRSFPEALHAALRQDPDVILVGEIRDAVTFDTALRAAETGHLVFSAIHTTDAQKTISRVLGFYPPEEQAMARARLADNLAAIISLRLLPMANQQARIPAVEILRMSSAVQECLRNPEKLGDLNFVIARSREYGMMTFDQHLIELCKAGKITPEVARAAATNRIEFDKAMAAERAPTPVAESSPTSPASSASDSSAPKPEAGDSAGKTYSFV; encoded by the coding sequence ATGGCTATGGACAAAAAGATTCTCGACCGCATCCTCACCATGGCCGTCAAAAGCGGCGTCTCAGATATTCACTTTCAGGCCGGTAGCGTCCCGTTGTTCCGCTATAACGGAACGCTAATGGATGTGAAGTACGATGTTTTGACGCCGCAGGACACTGAACTCATCGCCCAAATCCTGCTCAAAAATGACCGTCTGCACGCCCACGATGAATTTGTTGAGAGGGATGTTTCATACGGCGTCGAGAACGCCGGCCGTTTTCGGGCCAACATTTTCAAGCAGCGGAACAGCTTTGCCATCGTGCTGCGCGCCATCTCGATTGAAGCACGGACGTTTGAGCAACTGAACCTGCCGCCGACGCTGGCGCACATCGCCGACCTAGGTCGCGGGCTAGTACTTGTCACCGGCGCGACCGGCAACGGTAAATCCACCACAATGTCGGCGATGATCGAGCATATCAATCGGACGCGCAAACTCCACATCATCACCATCGAAGACCCGATTGAGTTCCTTTACAAAAACGACCGCAGCATCATTACGCAGCGCGAAATCGGACAAGACACCCGTTCGTTCCCGGAAGCCTTGCATGCCGCTCTGCGGCAGGACCCGGATGTGATTTTGGTCGGTGAAATCCGCGACGCTGTGACGTTCGACACGGCGCTGCGGGCGGCGGAGACCGGCCATCTCGTCTTCAGCGCCATCCACACCACGGACGCCCAGAAAACCATTTCGCGCGTGCTAGGTTTTTATCCGCCGGAGGAACAAGCAATGGCGCGGGCGCGACTAGCCGACAACTTGGCCGCAATCATCTCCCTCCGATTGCTTCCAATGGCGAATCAACAGGCGCGCATCCCGGCGGTTGAGATTTTGCGCATGTCGAGCGCAGTTCAGGAATGTCTGCGCAATCCCGAAAAGTTAGGCGATCTTAATTTTGTCATCGCCCGCAGTCGGGAATACGGCATGATGACCTTCGATCAGCATCTGATCGAACTGTGTAAGGCGGGCAAGATCACGCCGGAGGTAGCGCGCGCCGCCGCGACGAACCGAATTGAGTTCGACAAGGCGATGGCGGCCGAACGCGCCCCGACGCCGGTGGCGGAGTCGTCGCCAACTAGTCCTGCATCGTCGGCAAGTGACTCCTCTGCGCCCAAACCCGAAGCGGGAGACAGCGCCGGTAAGACCTATTCATTTGTGTGA
- the fabD gene encoding ACP S-malonyltransferase produces the protein MLAFLFPGQASQYVGMGRDLVAAFPEARETFQEADDALGFSLSTLCFEGPEAELNLTANTQPAVLTHAIAVWRVLRRHGFTPGIVAGHSLGEYGAVVAAGALDFAEAVRTVRRRGQYMQEAVPPGVGAMAAVLKVDADTVAALCAEAEREDELCRPANFNAPQQTVIAGHRPAVQRAMELARARKARTIELPVSAPFHCPLMKPAAERLAQDLAALTFRTPHCAVVANVDAQPTTDAERLRANLIAQVCAPVQWVASVQTLAAQGATAFVEVGPKTVLTGLVRQILPDAVTFNVESPRTLETFVAGMRLP, from the coding sequence ATGCTCGCCTTTCTCTTCCCCGGACAAGCTTCGCAGTACGTCGGGATGGGCCGCGACTTGGTCGCTGCTTTCCCGGAAGCCCGCGAAACCTTTCAAGAAGCTGACGACGCACTGGGATTTTCACTTAGTACGCTGTGCTTTGAGGGGCCGGAAGCTGAACTCAACCTAACGGCCAATACGCAGCCGGCTGTTTTGACGCATGCCATCGCCGTCTGGCGTGTCCTGCGCCGCCACGGCTTCACCCCCGGTATTGTCGCCGGCCACTCGCTGGGCGAATACGGTGCGGTGGTCGCCGCCGGCGCGCTTGACTTCGCCGAGGCAGTACGGACGGTTCGGCGGCGCGGGCAGTACATGCAGGAGGCTGTCCCGCCTGGCGTTGGGGCGATGGCGGCCGTGTTGAAAGTTGATGCCGACACTGTCGCGGCGCTGTGCGCGGAAGCCGAGCGGGAGGACGAACTGTGCCGTCCGGCCAACTTCAACGCGCCGCAGCAGACGGTCATCGCTGGGCACCGTCCGGCTGTCCAGCGAGCGATGGAACTGGCCCGCGCACGGAAAGCGCGCACCATTGAACTGCCTGTGAGCGCCCCGTTTCACTGCCCGCTGATGAAGCCAGCGGCGGAGCGACTGGCGCAGGACTTAGCCGCACTGACGTTCCGAACGCCACACTGCGCGGTCGTTGCCAACGTGGACGCACAACCTACAACTGACGCTGAACGGCTCCGCGCCAACCTGATTGCCCAAGTCTGCGCGCCGGTTCAGTGGGTGGCTTCGGTGCAAACCTTGGCGGCGCAGGGCGCAACGGCCTTCGTTGAAGTCGGACCAAAAACCGTTCTCACTGGCTTAGTGCGGCAAATTCTGCCCGACGCCGTGACGTTCAACGTTGAGTCGCCGCGAACGTTAGAAACCTTTGTCGCCGGGATGCGTCTGCCTTGA
- a CDS encoding 1-deoxy-D-xylulose-5-phosphate reductoisomerase, with amino-acid sequence MTGLAILGSTGSIGCNTLNVVEHLAPRFTVAALAAGRNVERLAEQIRRHRPQLVAVADDVAARRLRDLVASDWSGEIAVGVDGMTAVATHPAAAVVMSAVVGGRGLLPTLRAIELGRRVCIANKEPLVMAGELMMRRARECGAEILPVDSEHNALHQCLRGNTLAEVHRLVLTASGGPFRTLPAEGFPQITVAQALRHPTWTMGRKITIDSATLMNKGLEVIEARWLYDVPPDRIEVVIHPQSVVHSLVAFVDGSTIAQLGVADMRHPIQYALTYPERRPAPVERLDLTAVAKLEFYPPDMEKFPCLRLAYDALRAGGTFPAVLNAANEEAVAAFLEERIRFTDIPRIIETTLGRHDAQPTTSLEAILAADAWARREARRLITAPV; translated from the coding sequence ATGACGGGACTAGCCATTCTTGGCTCGACGGGTTCCATCGGCTGTAACACGCTTAATGTTGTAGAGCATCTTGCACCGCGCTTTACGGTGGCGGCATTGGCCGCCGGGCGGAACGTAGAACGCTTGGCGGAGCAAATTCGCCGCCATCGCCCCCAACTGGTTGCTGTTGCGGATGACGTCGCTGCGCGGCGGCTTCGCGACCTCGTGGCGTCCGACTGGTCAGGCGAGATCGCTGTCGGCGTGGACGGCATGACGGCTGTGGCGACCCATCCGGCGGCGGCCGTGGTGATGTCGGCCGTGGTCGGCGGACGGGGCTTGCTGCCAACCTTGCGGGCGATTGAACTCGGCCGTCGCGTCTGCATCGCCAACAAGGAACCGCTGGTGATGGCGGGTGAACTGATGATGCGGCGGGCGCGCGAGTGCGGAGCTGAAATTCTGCCGGTGGACAGCGAACACAACGCCCTCCATCAATGCCTGCGCGGGAACACGCTGGCGGAGGTTCATCGGCTAGTGCTGACGGCGAGCGGCGGGCCTTTCCGGACACTACCGGCGGAAGGCTTTCCACAGATCACCGTCGCACAGGCGCTACGTCATCCGACATGGACAATGGGCCGCAAGATCACGATTGACTCGGCGACGCTGATGAACAAGGGCTTGGAGGTCATTGAGGCGCGCTGGTTGTATGATGTGCCGCCGGACCGGATTGAGGTCGTCATCCATCCCCAGTCGGTGGTGCATTCGCTTGTCGCCTTTGTGGACGGTTCGACGATAGCGCAGTTGGGTGTGGCGGATATGCGGCATCCCATTCAGTACGCGCTGACGTACCCGGAACGAAGGCCTGCGCCCGTAGAGCGTCTCGATCTAACGGCTGTCGCCAAGTTGGAGTTTTATCCGCCGGATATGGAGAAGTTTCCATGTCTGCGGCTAGCCTACGACGCGCTGCGGGCGGGCGGGACGTTTCCAGCGGTTCTTAACGCAGCCAACGAAGAAGCCGTGGCCGCGTTTTTGGAAGAACGGATTCGGTTTACGGACATTCCCCGCATCATTGAAACGACTCTGGGGCGGCATGATGCGCAGCCAACGACAAGCCTTGAGGCGATTCTAGCGGCGGATGCGTGGGCGCGGCGGGAAGCGCGACGCCTCATTACCGCGCCGGTGTGA
- a CDS encoding amidase: MSATSLVQRITAGELSAQEVVEAHIERIEAVNPQLRAVVVTCFDEARRAAAEADTRRAAGEPLGPLHGLPITVKASFDVAGLPTSLGLIQQAAARAAADAPTVARLRRAGAIVLGKTNLPQLAMANECENPLYGRTVHPRNALRAPGGSSGGEAAIIAAFGSPLGLGSDIGGSLRLPAHACGIASLKPTAGRLTMQGHAEVFPGMEAIQAQPGPMARQVEDLALAMRVLTTPDQHPGDLTPPVPWRDPDETASLAGLRVAYYLDNGLFRPSPAIRRAVREAADALERRGAEVVPWQPPDVAEAFGLFVGILFADNLRHIRALLYAEPIWTPLWPFLVTAQLPNWLRSWLARLADLTGQRATARLLRAARSRSAEGYWRLVEARTRYRERFLEALDGQRCDVILCPADGLPALTHGASAYTVEAISYTALYNLLGTPAGVVPWTTVGPNEESDRPNTLDLSQRTARDVERGSAGLPVGVQVVARHWREDLVLRVMRALEQACGERL; this comes from the coding sequence ATGAGCGCGACAAGCCTTGTCCAACGAATCACGGCAGGCGAGCTCTCCGCACAGGAGGTTGTGGAAGCTCACATCGAGCGTATCGAGGCCGTCAACCCACAGCTTAGGGCGGTCGTGGTGACATGTTTTGACGAGGCTCGCCGCGCCGCCGCCGAGGCTGACACCCGCCGCGCCGCCGGTGAACCACTCGGCCCACTACACGGCCTGCCCATCACGGTTAAGGCGTCATTTGATGTTGCCGGACTGCCGACTTCACTAGGGCTGATCCAACAGGCCGCCGCCCGCGCAGCGGCTGACGCGCCAACCGTTGCGCGACTGCGCCGAGCCGGGGCCATTGTGCTGGGGAAAACGAACCTGCCCCAACTCGCCATGGCGAACGAATGTGAAAACCCCCTGTATGGACGTACGGTGCATCCACGCAATGCCCTTCGCGCGCCTGGCGGCAGTAGCGGCGGCGAAGCGGCGATCATCGCAGCTTTTGGATCGCCGTTAGGCCTTGGCAGCGACATTGGGGGGAGTCTCCGGCTTCCAGCGCATGCTTGCGGGATCGCGTCCCTCAAACCGACTGCAGGACGCCTGACGATGCAGGGGCACGCTGAAGTTTTCCCTGGTATGGAAGCCATCCAAGCTCAGCCAGGACCGATGGCGCGTCAGGTTGAAGACCTTGCCTTGGCGATGCGCGTCCTAACAACGCCCGATCAACACCCTGGCGACCTCACGCCGCCCGTCCCATGGCGTGACCCTGATGAAACAGCCTCACTCGCGGGATTACGGGTTGCCTACTACCTCGATAATGGGTTGTTTCGTCCGTCGCCGGCCATTCGTCGCGCCGTTCGTGAGGCCGCCGACGCGCTTGAACGACGCGGCGCGGAGGTTGTCCCATGGCAACCGCCGGACGTGGCCGAAGCGTTTGGGTTGTTTGTCGGTATTCTGTTCGCCGACAATCTACGTCACATCCGGGCGTTGCTCTATGCTGAACCCATCTGGACGCCCCTATGGCCGTTCTTGGTTACGGCGCAATTACCCAACTGGCTGCGTAGCTGGTTGGCGCGGCTTGCCGACCTAACAGGACAGCGGGCGACGGCGCGACTGTTGCGTGCGGCGCGCTCACGCAGCGCCGAAGGCTACTGGCGGCTTGTTGAAGCCCGCACGCGCTATCGTGAGCGGTTTCTGGAAGCCCTCGATGGACAGCGGTGCGATGTGATTTTGTGTCCGGCGGATGGACTACCTGCACTCACGCATGGCGCTAGCGCATACACGGTGGAAGCCATCAGCTACACGGCACTCTACAACCTGCTGGGGACGCCGGCCGGCGTCGTTCCATGGACGACCGTTGGCCCAAACGAGGAAAGCGACCGTCCCAATACGCTTGACCTAAGCCAACGAACGGCGCGCGACGTAGAACGCGGCAGCGCAGGGCTGCCGGTCGGCGTGCAAGTCGTTGCTCGGCATTGGCGGGAAGACCTTGTGCTGCGCGTTATGCGGGCGCTGGAACAGGCTTGCGGGGAACGCCTGTAA
- the lipB gene encoding lipoyl(octanoyl) transferase LipB, translated as MAALVRPLEVWSLGVVDYAAGLVMQEKLVAQRRAGDIPDTLLLLEHPPVITLGRAAKAQNIVVPATVLASQGIAVYETRRGGDVTYHGWGQLVGYPILDLNPNRRDIRRYMRDLEEVLIGVVAEYGIAAGRLAGLTGVWVAGERKIAALGVHISRWITSHGFALNVTTRLRDFSFIIPCGIQDKAVTSIAHETGLTPSLEEVGARVSRRFGVVFEREIVRREVAHASVQVVVFRTRAGRREYLLLRRVAARGGFWQLVTGRIESGESPPDAARRELAEETGLTTSLLRDLDLTRTYVVDADWFAPSAEGPVFNREHAFAAPVDADRIRLSPAEHDAYEWLDCEAAAARLMWEGNRQALHRAHAEIL; from the coding sequence GTGGCCGCATTGGTACGCCCGCTGGAAGTGTGGTCGCTGGGCGTGGTGGATTACGCCGCCGGACTGGTGATGCAGGAAAAGCTGGTCGCGCAGCGGCGCGCAGGCGACATCCCCGATACGCTGCTGTTGCTGGAGCATCCGCCGGTCATCACGCTGGGGCGTGCAGCGAAGGCGCAGAACATCGTTGTTCCGGCGACTGTGCTGGCGAGTCAGGGCATTGCTGTTTACGAAACGCGGCGCGGCGGCGATGTGACGTATCACGGCTGGGGCCAACTGGTCGGCTACCCCATTCTCGACCTCAACCCCAACCGGCGTGACATCCGCCGGTACATGCGTGATCTGGAGGAAGTTCTAATCGGCGTCGTCGCCGAGTATGGCATCGCAGCCGGGCGACTTGCGGGTTTGACCGGCGTCTGGGTGGCAGGCGAGCGCAAAATCGCCGCCCTTGGCGTCCACATTTCACGCTGGATTACCTCGCATGGCTTTGCGCTCAATGTCACGACACGTTTGCGTGATTTCAGCTTCATCATTCCCTGCGGCATTCAAGACAAAGCCGTTACATCCATCGCGCATGAGACAGGGCTGACGCCGTCGCTGGAGGAAGTCGGGGCGCGAGTCAGTCGGCGTTTCGGCGTAGTGTTCGAGCGCGAAATTGTTCGACGTGAAGTGGCGCATGCGTCAGTACAGGTTGTGGTCTTTCGGACGCGCGCCGGCCGCCGCGAGTATCTGTTGCTGCGGCGCGTCGCTGCGCGCGGCGGCTTTTGGCAGCTTGTCACTGGACGCATCGAGTCCGGCGAGTCGCCGCCGGATGCGGCCCGGCGTGAGCTTGCTGAGGAAACCGGCCTGACCACGTCCCTGCTGCGCGATTTGGATTTGACGCGGACGTACGTGGTGGACGCCGACTGGTTTGCGCCGTCCGCTGAGGGGCCGGTGTTCAACCGTGAACATGCCTTCGCCGCGCCGGTGGACGCCGATCGCATACGCTTGTCCCCGGCCGAGCATGACGCCTACGAGTGGTTGGATTGTGAAGCAGCGGCGGCGCGGCTCATGTGGGAAGGCAATCGGCAGGCGCTTCACCGCGCCCACGCGGAAATCCTGTAG